The Streptomyces europaeiscabiei genome window below encodes:
- a CDS encoding ABC transporter permease: protein MSGSDLRFFVARRLLLGVAQTVAVVLLVFALTEALPGDAAVALAGDQPDPARIAAIREAMHLDLPVHERLADWAFGLLHGDFGTSLTSGRPVGRYIADGFGPTLLLASLTVALLVPVGFGLGVLAARHEGGLVDRLISSLTLAVYAVPEFALGVLLVTVFALKLGWLPPTAVGYGTDLLAHPAALVLPVLVLLSRPVCSLVRLVRAGMVDALTSPYVAHARRYGVPGARVRYAHALPNALAPAAQQLARTVDWLLCGVIVVEALYVIPGLGTVLLNAVAERDVPVVQGLAVVFGVLTVVLNLGADVVARRLAPRAGVAA, encoded by the coding sequence GTGAGCGGAAGCGATCTACGTTTTTTCGTCGCCCGGCGGCTGCTCCTCGGTGTCGCGCAGACCGTGGCCGTCGTGCTGCTGGTCTTCGCGCTCACCGAGGCGCTGCCGGGCGACGCCGCGGTGGCCCTGGCCGGTGACCAGCCAGACCCGGCTCGCATCGCCGCCATCCGCGAGGCGATGCACCTGGACCTGCCGGTGCACGAGCGGCTGGCCGACTGGGCGTTCGGCCTGCTGCACGGCGACTTCGGCACCTCCCTCACCTCGGGCCGTCCGGTCGGCCGGTACATCGCCGACGGCTTCGGGCCGACCCTGCTGCTCGCCTCGCTCACCGTGGCCCTGCTCGTACCGGTCGGCTTCGGGCTGGGCGTGCTGGCCGCCCGCCACGAGGGCGGCCTCGTCGACCGGCTGATCAGCTCCCTGACCCTCGCCGTGTACGCGGTCCCCGAGTTCGCCCTCGGTGTCCTGCTGGTGACCGTCTTCGCGCTGAAGCTGGGCTGGCTGCCGCCGACCGCCGTCGGCTACGGCACCGACCTGCTCGCCCATCCGGCCGCGCTCGTACTGCCCGTCCTCGTCCTGCTCTCCCGGCCGGTCTGCTCCCTCGTCCGTCTGGTCCGCGCCGGCATGGTCGACGCCCTCACCTCCCCGTACGTCGCCCACGCCCGCCGGTACGGCGTCCCGGGCGCCCGCGTCCGTTATGCCCACGCCCTCCCCAATGCTCTCGCCCCGGCCGCACAGCAACTCGCCCGCACCGTCGACTGGTTGCTGTGCGGCGTCATCGTCGTGGAGGCCCTCTACGTGATCCCCGGACTCGGCACCGTCCTCCTCAACGCCGTCGCCGAACGCGACGTACCCGTCGTCCAGGGCCTGGCCGTGGTCTTCGGCGTCCTGACCGTCGTCCTCAACCTGGGCGCAGACGTGGTCGCCCGGCGGCTGGCACCCCGGGCGGGGGTGGCGGCGTGA
- a CDS encoding ABC transporter ATP-binding protein, translated as MGGDGRPQPHGPVRAALGRGRPRPADRRADHGHESPLRRRAGEARWARWAWRARRAPRAQSVAGTEGTTFVKQYDNGTGRAAPAPLAEITDLRVEVGDRAIVDRVSLRVLPGRVTALVGASGSGKTTTGLALLGEFPQGARVSGDVQVAAAGRVGYVPQHPAAVLNPARRISALLTDIARAQVRHLPRGARRTASRERVLRALADAQLADAQLLLRRYPHQLSGGQQQRVVLAQALLLGARVIVADEPTTGQDALTKSLIVEQLATVAARGIAVVLLSHDLDVVRALADEVHVMRAGHVVESGSTERVWEAPRHEWTRQLLSARTSFTGTAMNGEGDSGVDAGVDADTAVDTSTGSHDRGARAATAPVLRVRDLTARHRDGSRGAKVTVRAPDLVLHAGELLAVVGRSGSGKTTLARCLAGLHRDHDGDILLDGTPLPRSLRDRGRGQLAAVQYVFQDARAAFDEHRPVVHQVARTAVRLRGVDDRTAEAEALTTLTRLGLAPELVGRNPDRLSGGELQRAALARALLARPRVLICDEITSGLDTVTRRGILDVLTGLLDDGEGAGPALVLITHDLDTAAVAHRIAVMDAGELVEQGPARQVLTAPQHAFTASLVSTKGWLS; from the coding sequence CTGGGCGGTGATGGTCGACCGCAACCGCACGGGCCTGTTCGTGCAGCCCTGGGCCGTGGTCGTCCCCGCCCTGCTGATCGTCGCGCTGACCACGGGCACGAATCTCCTCTTCGACGCCGCGCTGGAGAAGCCCGGTGGGCGCGATGGGCGTGGAGGGCGCGTCGGGCGCCGCGAGCGCAATCGGTGGCGGGTACGGAAGGAACGACGTTCGTGAAGCAGTACGACAACGGGACCGGCCGGGCCGCCCCGGCACCCCTGGCCGAGATCACCGACCTACGGGTCGAGGTGGGCGACCGGGCGATCGTCGACCGGGTGAGCCTTCGCGTGCTGCCCGGCAGGGTCACCGCGCTGGTGGGTGCCTCGGGCAGCGGGAAGACCACGACCGGGCTGGCGCTGCTCGGCGAGTTCCCGCAGGGCGCACGCGTCAGCGGCGACGTCCAGGTGGCGGCTGCCGGCCGCGTCGGATACGTGCCGCAGCATCCGGCGGCCGTGCTCAACCCCGCCCGGCGGATCAGCGCCCTCCTCACCGACATCGCCCGCGCCCAGGTACGTCATCTCCCCCGGGGCGCACGCCGGACAGCCTCCCGGGAACGTGTACTGCGAGCCCTGGCAGATGCCCAACTCGCGGACGCCCAGCTCCTGTTGCGTCGCTACCCGCACCAGCTCTCCGGTGGCCAGCAGCAACGTGTCGTCCTCGCCCAGGCACTTCTGCTGGGCGCCCGGGTCATCGTCGCGGACGAACCCACCACCGGCCAGGACGCGTTGACCAAGAGCCTCATCGTGGAGCAGTTGGCGACGGTCGCGGCGCGCGGTATCGCGGTCGTCCTGCTCAGCCATGACCTCGACGTCGTACGAGCGCTCGCCGACGAGGTCCACGTCATGCGAGCGGGACACGTCGTGGAGTCGGGTTCCACGGAGCGGGTGTGGGAGGCACCCCGGCACGAGTGGACCCGCCAACTCCTCAGCGCACGAACGTCGTTCACGGGGACGGCGATGAACGGGGAAGGGGACTCCGGGGTGGACGCGGGGGTGGACGCCGACACGGCCGTCGACACGTCCACGGGCTCCCACGACCGGGGCGCACGGGCGGCCACCGCGCCCGTGCTGCGCGTACGCGATCTCACCGCCCGCCATCGCGACGGCTCACGCGGCGCGAAGGTGACCGTGCGGGCCCCCGACCTCGTGCTGCACGCCGGGGAGTTGCTGGCCGTGGTCGGGCGCTCGGGCAGCGGCAAGACCACGCTCGCCCGCTGTCTCGCCGGGCTCCACCGCGACCACGACGGCGACATCCTCCTCGACGGCACTCCCCTGCCGCGCAGCCTGCGCGACCGCGGGCGGGGGCAGTTGGCGGCGGTGCAGTACGTCTTCCAGGACGCCCGCGCCGCCTTCGACGAGCACCGCCCGGTCGTGCACCAGGTGGCCCGCACCGCGGTCCGGCTGCGCGGTGTCGACGACCGCACCGCCGAGGCCGAGGCGCTGACCACCCTGACGCGCCTCGGCCTCGCACCGGAACTGGTGGGCCGCAACCCCGACCGGCTCTCCGGCGGCGAACTCCAGCGCGCAGCCCTGGCCCGCGCCCTCCTCGCCCGCCCCCGCGTCCTGATCTGTGACGAGATCACCTCGGGCCTGGACACGGTCACCCGACGTGGCATCCTCGACGTCCTCACGGGCCTGCTCGACGACGGCGAGGGTGCCGGACCGGCTCTCGTCCTGATCACCCACGACCTGGACACCGCGGCCGTCGCCCACCGCATCGCGGTCATGGATGCCGGGGAACTGGTCGAACAGGGTCCCGCCCGACAGGTCCTCACCGCGCCGCAGCACGCCTTCACGGCCTCACTCGTCTCCACGAAGGGCTGGCTCAGTTGA